Proteins co-encoded in one Rhizobium lusitanum genomic window:
- a CDS encoding helix-turn-helix transcriptional regulator — protein sequence MGNYTLNEAIVGSLISAIYDAAVDFNRWPDALRLIAETCGARAVVLTRQGDRSAQSWSIAPLCDPTYFESYANHYHQINPIWHRMTASQAGAVQTDAMVMSKRDFCRTEFYNDFLVPQHLGSILNAVVLKEDGRQTALAVHRKEEFGPEDIQLFRCLVPHVKRAVQLNIKIAQMQIQSEASIKAFGRSMLIVDRAARVIFADEQAERICGSSGSLRISNGRLLADTIANSGLLYSLIARAVPPGNDRPAGGHLHLNSEPGKKSLSLLIAPLRSEQAPFFTIERSVAAVFVTEPNRNVQPFNSQLQKQFGLTASEALFAVELMKGHGIQSAADHLGIKRSTGRTHLARIFEKTSTHRQAELVDLMHRSDHMQYVPFMLNSDTI from the coding sequence ATGGGAAACTACACGCTTAATGAAGCTATAGTTGGTAGCCTAATCAGTGCGATCTATGATGCAGCGGTGGATTTTAATCGCTGGCCGGATGCGTTGCGTCTCATCGCTGAAACCTGCGGTGCTCGCGCCGTTGTTCTGACGCGGCAAGGCGATCGTTCGGCTCAGTCCTGGAGCATCGCTCCACTATGCGATCCAACATATTTCGAGAGTTATGCCAACCATTACCATCAGATCAACCCAATCTGGCATCGAATGACCGCTTCGCAGGCTGGTGCCGTGCAGACTGACGCAATGGTTATGTCAAAACGTGATTTTTGTCGAACAGAGTTTTACAACGACTTTCTGGTGCCGCAGCATCTTGGATCCATTCTCAATGCTGTCGTTTTGAAAGAGGATGGGCGACAAACCGCTCTGGCCGTACATAGAAAGGAAGAGTTTGGACCGGAGGACATCCAGCTTTTCCGTTGTCTTGTGCCGCATGTGAAACGAGCGGTTCAGTTAAATATTAAAATTGCACAAATGCAGATACAGAGTGAAGCGTCCATCAAAGCTTTTGGACGAAGTATGCTAATTGTAGACAGAGCCGCCCGAGTGATTTTTGCTGATGAGCAGGCTGAACGCATTTGTGGATCATCTGGGTCGCTGCGGATATCGAATGGAAGACTTCTTGCCGATACGATTGCAAATTCAGGGCTACTATATTCTCTGATTGCCCGTGCCGTGCCACCCGGCAACGATCGTCCAGCAGGTGGACATCTCCATCTTAATTCCGAACCGGGAAAAAAATCGTTATCATTGCTGATAGCTCCACTTCGCTCTGAACAAGCTCCCTTTTTTACGATAGAACGATCTGTAGCTGCAGTGTTTGTAACTGAACCCAATCGCAACGTGCAACCGTTCAATTCCCAATTACAAAAACAGTTCGGATTGACTGCATCAGAGGCGTTGTTTGCTGTCGAACTCATGAAAGGGCACGGCATACAGTCGGCCGCTGATCACCTAGGAATTAAGAGGTCTACTGGACGCACCCATCTTGCTCGAATTTTTGAAAAGACTAGTACTCATCGCCAAGCTGAATTGGTTGATTTAATGCACCGTAGTGATCACATGCAATACGTCCCCTTTATGTTGAATTCCGACACGATCTGA